The following are encoded together in the Microtus pennsylvanicus isolate mMicPen1 chromosome 8, mMicPen1.hap1, whole genome shotgun sequence genome:
- the Rnaseh1 gene encoding ribonuclease H1 isoform X2 codes for MSWLLPLSHTVTLTVVHVRRGICGLGMFYAVRRGRKTGVFLSWSECRAQVDRFPAARFKKFATEDEAWAFVRNSSSPEGSKGESVVVYTDGCCSSNGRNRARAGIGVYWGPGHPLNVGVRLHGRQTNQRAEIHAACKAIMQARAQNISKLVLYTDSMFTINGITSWVQGWKKNGWRTSTGKDVINKEDFMELDELSQGMDIKWMHIPGHSGFVGNEEADRLAREGAKQSEN; via the exons ATGAGCTGGCTGCTGCCGCTGTCCCACACCGTGACACTGACCGTCGTGCACGTGAGGCGAGGCATTTGCGGGCTTGGGATGTTCTATGCGGTGAGGAGAGGCCGCAAGACCGGCGTCTTCCTGAGCTG GAGTGAGTGCAGAGCGCAGGTGGACCGGTTTCCTGCCGCCAGGTTTAAGAAGTTTGCTACAGAAGATGAAGCTTGGGCCTTTGTCAGGAACTCTTCAAGCCCAGAGGGCTCAAAGG GAGAATCTGTTGTAGTCTACACGGATGGCTGCTGTTCCAGTAACGGGCGGAATCGAGCAAGAGCAGGAATTGGCGTTTACTGGGGGCCAGGCCACCCCTT AAATGTAGGTGTCAGACTTCATGGGCGACAGACAAACCAGAGAGCCGAGATCCAT gcagccTGCAAAGCCATCATGCAAGCCAGGGCTCAGAACATCAGCAAGCTGGTTCTTTACACAGACAGCATGTTCACCATCAATG GGATAACCAGCTGGGTCCAGGGCTGGAAGAAGAACGGCTGGAGGACAAGCACAGGGAAGGATGTGATCAACAAGGAGGACTTCATGGAGCTGGACGAGCTCAGCCAGGGCATGGACATCAAGTGG atgCACATTCCTGGTCACTCGGGATTTGTGGGCAACGAAGAAGCCGACAGGCTGGCAAGGGAAGGCGCGAAGCAGTCTGAAAACTGA
- the Rnaseh1 gene encoding ribonuclease H1 isoform X1, producing the protein MSWLLPLSHTVTLTVVHVRRGICGLGMFYAVRRGRKTGVFLSWSECRAQVDRFPAARFKKFATEDEAWAFVRNSSSPEGSKGQDSEVKTSKRPREPLNEGEELPEPGAKHTKRNTEHMEPDPPMSKDMFSYMGESVVVYTDGCCSSNGRNRARAGIGVYWGPGHPLNVGVRLHGRQTNQRAEIHAACKAIMQARAQNISKLVLYTDSMFTINGITSWVQGWKKNGWRTSTGKDVINKEDFMELDELSQGMDIKWMHIPGHSGFVGNEEADRLAREGAKQSEN; encoded by the exons ATGAGCTGGCTGCTGCCGCTGTCCCACACCGTGACACTGACCGTCGTGCACGTGAGGCGAGGCATTTGCGGGCTTGGGATGTTCTATGCGGTGAGGAGAGGCCGCAAGACCGGCGTCTTCCTGAGCTG GAGTGAGTGCAGAGCGCAGGTGGACCGGTTTCCTGCCGCCAGGTTTAAGAAGTTTGCTACAGAAGATGAAGCTTGGGCCTTTGTCAGGAACTCTTCAAGCCCAGAGGGCTCAAAGG GGCAGGACTCAGAGGTGAAGACCAGCAAGCGGCCTCGGGAGCCTCTGAATGAAGGGGAAGAACTGCCCGAGCCAGGGGCAAAGCACACCAAACGGAACACGGAACACATGGAACCTGATCCCCCAATGAGCAAGGACATGTTTTCTTATATGG GAGAATCTGTTGTAGTCTACACGGATGGCTGCTGTTCCAGTAACGGGCGGAATCGAGCAAGAGCAGGAATTGGCGTTTACTGGGGGCCAGGCCACCCCTT AAATGTAGGTGTCAGACTTCATGGGCGACAGACAAACCAGAGAGCCGAGATCCAT gcagccTGCAAAGCCATCATGCAAGCCAGGGCTCAGAACATCAGCAAGCTGGTTCTTTACACAGACAGCATGTTCACCATCAATG GGATAACCAGCTGGGTCCAGGGCTGGAAGAAGAACGGCTGGAGGACAAGCACAGGGAAGGATGTGATCAACAAGGAGGACTTCATGGAGCTGGACGAGCTCAGCCAGGGCATGGACATCAAGTGG atgCACATTCCTGGTCACTCGGGATTTGTGGGCAACGAAGAAGCCGACAGGCTGGCAAGGGAAGGCGCGAAGCAGTCTGAAAACTGA